The following are encoded together in the Xanthomonas sacchari genome:
- a CDS encoding PAS domain-containing sensor histidine kinase, translating to MEQRSAALQRFLGGYARLARLPAPVPAPVALAPLCVRVQRLLDDDRIQVEIAPALHACADADQLEQVLINLLRNALEAGGSAPVMLRACGDGTNVRIEVRDGGAGLPPSDNLFVPFFTTKPGGSGIGLVLSRQILEAQGGSLRLEARTDAPGSVATLRLPLA from the coding sequence ATCGAACAGCGCAGCGCGGCGCTGCAGCGCTTCCTGGGCGGCTACGCGCGGCTGGCCAGGCTGCCCGCGCCGGTCCCGGCGCCAGTGGCGCTGGCGCCGCTGTGCGTACGTGTGCAGCGGCTGCTGGACGATGACCGGATCCAGGTGGAGATCGCACCGGCGCTGCATGCGTGCGCCGACGCCGATCAGCTCGAGCAGGTGCTGATCAATCTGCTGCGCAACGCCCTGGAAGCCGGCGGCAGCGCGCCGGTGATGCTGCGCGCCTGCGGCGACGGCACCAATGTGCGGATCGAAGTGCGCGACGGCGGTGCCGGCCTGCCGCCCAGCGACAACCTGTTCGTGCCGTTCTTCACCACCAAGCCCGGCGGTTCGGGCATCGGCCTGGTGCTGTCGCGGCAGATCCTGGAAGCGCAGGGCGGCAGCCTGCGTCTGGAGGCGCGCACCGATGCGCCCGGCAGCGTGGCGACGCTGCGCCTGCCGCTGGCATAG